One window from the genome of Hippoglossus hippoglossus isolate fHipHip1 chromosome 10, fHipHip1.pri, whole genome shotgun sequence encodes:
- the lbx2 gene encoding transcription factor LBX2 encodes MTSSKDMKAGSVLQSSGEERRRAPLDQLPPPANSNKPLTPFSIEDILNKPSVKKSVASICPPRVLEKVSGSNSGRNGITTPSSPLCALEELASKTFKGLEVSVIQAAEGREHVNAFGQRQTSKKRRKSRTAFTNHQIYELEKRFLYQKYLSPADRDQIAQQLGLSNAQVITWFQNRRAKLKRDLEEMKADVESLKKITPQTLQKLVTMENIDDAQGGGPESPSISPTSQGHRAFPQSPSSSRDQTTDEFSEDDEEIEVDD; translated from the exons ATGACCTCTAGTAAAGACATGAAGGCAGGTTCTGTGTTGCAGTCCAGCggcgaggagaggagacgggCTCCCCTGGACCAGCTGCCGCCGCCGGCCAACTCCAACAAGCCGCTGACGCCGTTCAGCATTGAGGATATCCTTAACAAACCGTCGGTAAAGAAGTCGGTGGCGAGTATCTGTCCGCCGAGAGTGCTGGAGAAAGTCTCGGGCTCTAACTCGGGGAGAAACGGGATCACCACTCCCTCCTCGCCGCTGTGCGCGCTGGAGGAGTTGGCCAGCAAAACGTTTAAGGGTCTGGAAGTCAGCGTGATCCAGGCAGCAGAAG GTCGTGAGCATGTAAACGCCTTCGGCCAGAGGCAGACGtcgaagaagaggagaaagtcgCGGACGGCCTTCACGAACCACCAGATCTACGAGCTGGAGAAGCGGTTCCTGTACCAGAAGTACCTCTCCCCGGCCGACCGCGACCAGATCGCGCAGCAGCTCGGGCTCTCCAACGCGCAGGTCATCACCTGGTTCCAGAACCGCCGGGCCAAGCTCAAGCGGGacctggaggagatgaaggcGGACGTGGAGTCGCTAAAGAAGATCACGCCGCAGACGCTGCAGAAGCTCGTCACCATGGAAAACATTGACGACGCGCAGGGTGGCGGCCCCGAGTCCCCCAGTATCTCCCCGACCTCGCAAGGACACCGGGCCTTCCCCCAGTCGCCCTCCTCGTCCAGAGACCAAACCACGGATGAATTCTCGGAGGACGACGAGGAAATCGAGGTGGACGATTGA